From Megalobrama amblycephala isolate DHTTF-2021 linkage group LG8, ASM1881202v1, whole genome shotgun sequence, the proteins below share one genomic window:
- the med8 gene encoding mediator of RNA polymerase II transcription subunit 8, whose protein sequence is MQQREEKQLEASVESLVTRVAHLKGSLQSFIYKLENEYERLTWPSVLDNFALLSGQLNTINKLLRNEKTPSYRSQVIIPLLLSPDRDEELAKLTEQRVPVFSHEIVPDHLRTKPDPEVEEQEKHLSAEAARIGPEVAQKQIQTLNKLCSNLLEKLNNPRDDRDSETSALRQNKPSSNPADTNALVAAVGFGKGLSKCRPPGPVAPGHPGQPMMSTGPTLHQVTVAGSSSHQAGMGGQVAQQQPGQPGKMPSNIKTNIKSASASMHPYNR, encoded by the exons ATGCAG CAGCGGGAGGAGAAGCAGCTGGAGGCGTCTGTAGAGTCTCTGGTCACTCGCGTGGCTCATCTGAAAGGTTCCCTGCAGAGTTTCATTTATAAACTGGAAAATGAGTATGAGAGGCTCACGTG GCCCTCTGTGCTGGATAATTTCGCCCTTCTGTCTGGGCAGCTGAACACTATCAACAAGCTGTTAAGAAATGAGAAGACCCCATCATACAGGTCACAGGTCATCATACCCCTGCTGCTGTCTCCTGATCGAGATGAAGAGCTGGCG AAACTAACAGAGCAGCGAGTGCCTGTGTTCAGCCATGAGATCGTGCCGGACCACCTCAGGACTAAACCTGACCCAGAGGTTGAAGAACAGGAGAAACACCTGAGTGCCGAAGCAGCCCGGATCGGACCTGAAGTAGCTCAG AAACAGATCCAAACATTGAATAAACTTTGCTCGAATCTTTTGGAAAAGCTGAATAATCCTCGTGATGACAGAGACTCTGAAACATCAG CTTTAAGACAAAACAAGCCATCCTCCAATCCGGCCGACACTAATGCATTGGTGGCGGCGGTGGGGTTCGGAAAGGGTCTGTCGAAATGCAGACCACCTGGACCCGTCGCCCCGGGTCACCCTGGACAGCCGATGATGTCAACAGGCCCCACACTACATCAGGTCACAGTCGCTGGAAGCTCGAGCCATCAGGCTGGCATGGGTGGGCAGGTCGCCCAACAGCAGCCTGGACAACCTG gTAAAATGCCCAGCAATATTAAGACTAACATCAAGTCTGCATCTGCATCCATGCATCCTTACAACCGATGA